The region TACAAGCCAAGCAAGCGCCGATGCCACAAGCCATGCGATTTTCCAAAGATAGATAGACTTTGGCCCGTAAATGTAATTGTTGCAATGCTTTCATCATGACAGTCGGTCCACAACAATAAACATAATCATAAGTATCTGTAATTAAATCAGTGACAAAGCCACGCTGACCGACGCTACCATCATTCGTAGCAATGAAGGTCTGAGACACATAATCTGCACACTCAGCTACACCGTAAACAGTTTTGCGGAAACCTGCATACAGATCTATTTGCCACTTAGACTGTCGATTGGCAGCTTGAGCAGCTTTAGCTAAGTAGGGAAATGGTGCTATGCCAATGCCGCCTGCAACCAGTGCGATTTTGCAAGGTGTATTAGGATCTGGCAAGCGAAAGCCGTTACCCAAAGGTCCCAAAACGTCAACACCATCGCCTACTTTTTTAGTTGCTAACTCACTTGTGCCTTTACCAACCACAGCATATAAGAAAGTCAGTGTATCAGGCGTCCGATCGTAAATACTGATTGGTCTAGGTAACATATTGCGATCACTAAAGCCCTTCAGCATGAAAAACTGACCAGCCTTAACTTCCCGCTTACAAGCTACTGTCAGCGCATAAATTCCTTGGCTGACTGCCTGATTTTGCAAAATTTTGACTTGTTCGTATGCTTGTTTAAGCGCCATAAATATCCTCTCGCATTTTAACAACTGCTTCACGGGTATAGTTAGAGAACTTAGCTTCGCTCTCGCCACCATCTGGGAATTTTTGATAGTACTTTATGATGCCACGCGAGGAATTGACCACGCCGCCGTTAAAATCCTGTAAGTAAGTGCGAATATTTTCCGCCTTAGCACCTTGGGCGCCATAGCCTGGGAGCAGGAAGAATTGCTTAGGGTAGCGTTTGCGAATAGAAGCAGCTTCCTCCGCATGCGTAGCCCCGACCACCAAGCCTAAAGGTGAATAAGGTTCATTGTCTAATTCTTCAGTTAAGCGTAACAGGTCATCGCCAACTTTGTAGTACAAAGGTTCACCGTGGTAATCTAAGCATTCAATATCGCTAGCCCCAGGGTTGGAGGTTCTAAGCAAGACAAAGGCTCCTTTGTCACCACGCTTCAAGTAATCCAAATAAGGTGTTACGCTGTCTAGTCCCATATAAGGACTCAAGGTCACAAAATCAGCTGCAAATTCGCCTGTAAAGTGAGCTTTTGCGTATTCTTTGGCTGTGGCTGCAATGTCACCACGCTTGATGTCACCAATGCTGAGCAATTTATGTTCTTTTAAATATTGCAATGTGCGAATATAAGCACGTAAGCCGGCTAAGCCGTTAGCTTCATAGTAAGCAATTTGTAATTTGTAAATAGCAGCAATATCTTGCGTGGCCTCAATGATGGCCAGATTGTATGCTAAAAGTTGTTCCTCAACACCGCTATATTTTTGTTTGATATAGTCGGGTATATAGTCTAGATGGCTATCCAAACCGACACAGACAAAACCTTTTTTGGCAATTGCTTCATACAAGCGAGCTGTGATTAAACTCATAATTCAACACCCTTTCTATACTTTATGACGCCGTCTTTCATTGTCCAAACTACTTCACCCTGATAGCTCTTATTGATAAAAGGCGTATTCTTGCTCTTGGAATGCAAGTTGGCTGGTTCAATGGTTCGTACAGCATCTAAGTCAATTAAAACTAAGTCTGCCTGATATCCTAAGCACAGGCGGCCTTTTTTGATTTTTAAAATTTCAGCACCTTTCGCACTCATCAGCTCTGACAGCTTTTGCAAACTGATGCCGTGTTCAAGCACCAAGCTAGTGTAAAGTACGGAAAACGCTGTTTCTAAGCCTACTAAGCCAGGCGCGCCCTCTTGTTTGTCCTGTTCGCTATGCGGCGCATGATCAGTCCCGATAATGTCAACTAAACCATTCTTAATGCCCTCAATTAAAGCCAATCTATCTTTGGCATGGCGAATAGGTGGATGGACTTTGTAAGGATTATCTGAAAGCGCTAAGTGATGAGGAGTAACTTCCACAATCACGTCTGTCCCCTTAGCTTTAGCTTGTGCCACCAGCTCTAATGATTTAGCTGTACTCATGTGACAGAGGTAAAGTGACGCTTTCAGTTTTTCTGCCAAAAGTAAATCACGCACCAACATACTTTCTTCGGCTAAGCCGCTTTCATCTGGTGCAAAAGCTGGATTTTCCTCATGCACTTGCACTAATTTGTCGTTAGCTTTGGCAGCTTGCAAAGCCTTTAGCATCACTTGATCAGAGCTAATGCCACGTCCATCATCAGATAATAGGAGACCATGGCAATTAGCAAAATCTGTTAATTCTTTTCCCTCTAAGCCATAAGTCACTGCCTGTGCTTGATAAACATCGATCAAGTCTAATGCTTTAGCCCGTTTCATGATTTCCAGCTGTTTCTCTGCTGTATCACAAACTGGCTTAGTATTGGCCATCAAATTGACTGTGGTGTAGCCACCAGCTAAAGCAGCTTTAGAACCTGTTTTTAAATCCTCTTTGTAAGTCAGACCTGGATCGCGGAAATGGGCATGTAAATCGACAAAGGCTGGCAACAGTGTTAAGCCATTTACATCAATTATCTCTGCCTCTAGGTTATCGAAAGCTGTTACAGATCCGATAGCCAAAATTTGACCGTCTTTTAAGAGTAACGAGCCAGCCATATTCATTACGGCATCTACTAAGTGGGCATTTTTAATGACAGTTAGCACTCTTGGCCTCCACATTTATATAAGTTGTCGCAATAGTGGCAACGGTAAATTACGGTTTTAGGATTCATTAGGTGGAAATGTTGTTTAATATTTTGATGATTGCTTATGCAACGTGGATTTTTGCATTTGATAAAGTCGTAAACTTCGTTCGGAAATTGTACTTTGTATTTGTTGACTACCTGCTCATCTTTGATTTCATTAATGGTAATTTGTGGATCTAGCAAGCTCAAAATACTGTAATCAAGCTCTCCAGCCTGTTCGATTTTTAAAATGTCTTTTTTGCCTTCTTTAGCCGAGCTAACGTTCATCAGCAAAGCAACACTGTAAGGTGATTTAGCTAAATCTAACAATTGGTAAATGCGGTAGCCTAAACCAGCTTTGATATGATCGATAACAACTCCGTTCGTAATACTATTGACTGTCAACATTATTTTACCTCCAATAAGCGCAAGATAAGTGCCATACGTACGTACATACCATTTTTAACCTGATTAAAATATTTGGCGCGTGGATCTTGGTCAACTTCTTCAGCAATTTCATTCACACGCGGTAGTGGGTGCAGAATAATCATGTCTGATTTAGCTTTGGCTAGTTTTGCCAAATTCAAGATGTAACTATCTTTCAAGCGAATGTAGTCTGCTTCGTTGAAGAAACGTTCTTTCTGGACCCGAGTCATGTACAAAATATCTAGTTCATCAATCACTTCATCTAGGCTGCTAACTTCTTTGTACTCCAAATTGTTTTCGTTCAAGAAAATACGCAAGTAATCTGGAATTTGTAATTCTTTGGGCGAGATGAAAATGAATTTGTTACCCTTAAATTTGCTTAGCGTTTGGACTAAGGAATGAACTGTACGACCGAATTTCAAGTCGCCGCATAAGCCAATCACATTATTTTCCAAGCTGTGTTTGTGCTCGTAAATTGTCAGTAAATCCGTTAATGTCTGAGTTGGGTGTTGGTGTCCACCATCACCAGCGTTAATAAAAGGTACTGGGCTAACTTCTGCTGCTAAAGTGCCTGCTCCCTCATGCGGATGGCGCATAGCAATGATGTCTGTATATGAGCTCACTGTCCGAATGGTATCTTTGAGGCTCTCGCCTTTAGTTGTCGATGAGACGTTAGGCTCTGGAATAGTCACAACTGAGCCACCTAAGCGTAACATAGCTGCTTCAAAGCTTAAGCGTGTCCGAGTAGATGGTTCAAAGAACAAAGAGCCTAAGACTTTGCCGTGACATAAGTCAAGATATTGTTCTGGCTGTTTAGCGATTGCTTCGCCTAATTTTACAATGTCCAAAAGCTCACTTGCACTCAAGTCAGCATTCGTGACTAAATTCCTGAATTTTCGCATGTTTCCTCCTCGTTTTCTACATGTCAACTTCATAAGCTTTGCAAAACGGCATTGCTCGTCGGCCAACTTCTATGACTAATAAAAAAGGGAAATGAAAAATCATTTCCCTCTGAATTAAATATAAGCTCATTAAATAGTGAATTAAGAAAAAATGTTGCTTTATAAAAGCGTTTGGCTCTCTATGAAAGTGATGGGTAATAAAAAAGCCAACTACCAAAGGAATAAGGAAGTCAGCTTCAGAATAATTATCATTACAATCAATGGAAAAAGGGGGAATAGTATCTAGTGGCTGTAATCGTCTGATCAAGCTACAATTCAAACGTTGCCTGTTCGTTCTGTTCATGCCTTATCCTCCCTGCACATTGCTGATCATTCTAACTAAATATGGCTTTAGTTGTAAAGGATATTTAATAGTTAGCTCTATTTTTTCACTTGTTGTCACATTTGTTGCGGGTGTTTTGACACTGCTTTCAAGCCTTAGGCAAAATTGCAATTGATTTAGTCAACCAAAAAGCCGCCAGCGGAGGGTGCTAGCAGCTTAGAAAGCTGTTATTAATAAAATTCTAATTTCTTCATACAAATTCTCCCTCGTGTTTGTTAACTTCAAGTGCGCTATGTTTAACAAGCAAAAATAGACTTTGACTAGTGCCAAAGCCGCAGTTTTAGTGGAATTTGCGCAATTTTTACGGCTTAATTTTAGTTTGGAAATCTCTTTTTCATCTACGTTTCAGATTAGCAGCCTGTTCCATCCAAAGAGCAAGCTTGCCCTTTAATTACATCCGCTTCTGTTCTTTGCTTAAGGCCAACTACAGCTGGATTTAGGCTAACTGTCCCATCTTCTAACATAAAGCACGGAATGCCGATACTACCAGCTTTTTTCGCCTCTAAAAAAGCTTCTAACTTATCTCGCAAGCTCAAAAACTCACGCAAGTTCCTAACGTTTGCACCAATATCAATTATTTGAAAATTGGCATTGTCCTTAATTTGTTCATCAACAAAGACGCAATCAGGACACGTCGGCATACCATATACTTTGATCATATTTCACCCTTTCTTGAAACTAATTCAACGAGCTAAGGTCATTGAAATTAATTCAGTAGAACTAGCCCTATTCTCTAACAAACAGACCAATTTAACAAGTAAAAAGCCCTATGACACTAGGCCATAGGGCAAAAGGAAGTTAGACGCTATTTTCTTCTCTTAAAGTAAAGCCAAAATTAAGAAATTCAAAGCAAACAATGCTGTTGCTAACCACAAAATCGGATGAACCTCTTTAGCCTTGCCTTGAGTAACTTTAACTAAGCAATAACTGATAAAGCCAAAGGCGATACCATATGAAATGCTGTATGCAAAGCCCATGAAAATGGCAGCAAAGAAAGCCGGAATTGCTTCGGCCAAATTCTTCCAATCAATCTCTTTCAAAGCAGATAGCATCATGACGCCCACCATAATCAAAACAGGAGCTGTTGCTTCAGCTGGCACAATACCAACTACTGGTGCTAAGAAAATGCTCAAAGCAAATAAGATAGATACGACAACAGATGTTAACCCTGTACGGCCACCAGCACCGATACCAGCAGCTGATTCTACGTAAGTTGTTGTGTTAGATGTACCGAAGATAGCACCGATTGATGTAGCGATAGCATCTGCGAACAAGGCACGATCCAATTTGGTCTTAAAGCCACTTGATTTAAGCATGGAAGCTTCATCTTCAGCGCTAAAGATACCTGATACACGGCCTGTACCAATGAAAGTACCGATTGTATCAAACGTATCTGACAAAGAAAAGGCGAAGATTGTCATCAAGATTTTCAATAATTTGCTTGGGTCATTGAACAAAGATTGCAAACCAGGGTTACCAAATGCAGCGCCGAAAGTGATGCCTAATTCTTTGAAGGCCTGTGTAACACCATTAGATATGCTCAATTTGTCAATCTGCGTTACACCAAATGGAATACCCAGCAAAGTGGTTGCTGCGATTGAGAAAATAACGGCGCCCTTGACTTTAAGCACAAGTAAAACAATGGTAATTGCAATACCTAACAAGGCTAATAAAACATGTGGGGTATTAAAGTTGACTAAGCTAGGCACGGCAGCAGAATTGGCAACAACTGTCGCATCTGCTGGTGTTTTACCTAAGAAAGCATAAGTACCAGGATTAGCTGTAAAGCTTAATAAGCCTGCGTTTTTCAAGCCGATATAAGCTACGAACACGCCGATACCACCACCAATTGCATTTTGCAAGCTGCTTGGTATGGAGCTTATCAATAATTTACGGATCTTACTCACGGTAATCAAAATGTTGACGAGGCCGCACAAGAAAACCATTGCTAGAGCTTCTTGCCATTTGAAGCCAAGGCCGAAGCAAACGGTGTATGTGAAGAAAGCATTCAAGCCCATGCCAGCAGCTTGAGCATACGGAACATTAGCAAATAGGCCCATGACCAACGTGCCGATAATTGCAGCGATGATAGTGGCTAGGAAAACGCCACCAACTGGCATACCTGTTTGTGACAAAATGGCGGGGTTAACGAATAAAATGTAAGACATTGCAAAAAATGTCGTTACGCCAGCGACAATTTCGCGTGAAATTGTGGTGTTGTTTTCTTTTAACTTGAAGAACTTTTCCATGAAAAATAACTCCTTTTGCCTTGCGGGCGAATTTATACCAAAAACTCGCGCAATACAAAACAAAGCTATCGTAAAACCAATAGTCAAACGAGCATAAGGCGTTTGGTAGAAACTTTGGGACCATACCTCCCAGATTATATTGGCAAGTTGTTTGAATACTTGGCAATATTAACATCAATTAATTAAAGTCGCAAGCTAAACCAATTCGATAACGCCACAGGCCTTTATAATTTCCGACCAATGCTTTTCCCACTACTTTGGGATTATTATATTGCGAAATTCCTGCAATTTTATTGATAATTCTAATCGTAATTTGTTTGTATAGTTATTTTATTTGTCTAGTTATTTTATTTGCCGAGCTACTTTATTGGTAAACTCAATCTTCCATTGCATAAGCTTCAGCCTTCACCTGTTCAAAAGGTACAGTTTCTAATTTGCCAGCCTTATAATCTTCCACATCTTGCATTATTTCGTAGCGCAGCATCAATTCTACAATACATCAATTCTTCAATATTATCTTCAATTAGTTCACGTAAATAGTAAGATTTAGTCCTACCAGTTTCAGCCACAAGACGCTTCAATTTTTCGTTAGTTGCATCGCTTAATCTTATTGTTGTTACCATGCAATCCTCCGCTCATATTGCATTCATGCAAATACAGCATAAAACTAAAGCTAAAGCTAAAATTTCGCAAATTCTGCCAAACATAAATCCAGCTTTACTAAAAATTAATTCTAGCAGCCGATAATTCCCTGCTTGAAATATATTTTTGTGCTAAGCAAGTTCGCTTATTTTATTTTAAATTTAGGCATAAACTATGGACTTAAACAACTTACTTAAAGAATAAGAAGGGCACTTAACTTGCTAAGCAATCTGCGACGATGCATATAACAAGCAATCTTTTACGTTTTTAGAATAGAAGGAGTTTTTTCAAATAATTGCTAAGCATATAGCGCAAAAATTGGAGCTTGCTCCAGACTCAATCATGACAGGCGATGAAGTTTCAGATTTGACTAATCGCCAGCTAGCAATTCAAGCTCAAGATTGCAGTATTTTCGCTGAGATTGACCCCAACCAAAAAGAGGATATTATCGTGACTTTGAAGTCGAATAATAATGTTGTGGGCTATATGGGCGATGGTATCAACGATGTGCTGCCATTCAATGTGCCGATGTAGGTATTTCGGTTAATACAGCCCAAGATACAGCCAAAGTGGCTGCTAAAATCATTCTCTTGAAGCAAGATTTGCAGGTTTTGATTGACGGCATAAAAGAGGGTCGCCGCACCTTTGCCAATACCCTGAAATACATCTTCCTAAGCAAATTCTGTTGACCAATCTGTTGACTTATTTTCCGTCTCTGCAAATTGCCAGCGATAATGTGAACAAAGAATGAGTAAATGACCCAGTTAGAATGGATCTTGATTTTATTAAAAAGTTCATCTTCACTTTCGGCATAATTTCGTCTGTTTTTGACTTTATAACTTTCTTTATCCTCTTGTTCGTCTTCCAAGCTTCACCTGTTAGCCTCCATACAGCTTGGTTTGTTGAAGCTGTCATATCAGCCACGCTCGCCATGTTAATTGTTAGAACGCCACGGCCATTTGTAAAATCAAAGCCCAACCAAAAGCTCTTTTATTCTATCGCGCTAGTCGATGCATTGGTTGTCTATTTACCATTTTCACCACTAAAAGACATGCTCGGTTTTGTTGAGCCAGCTCCTAGTTTGTTGTTAGGTATTGTTTTGATTGTCTTAGCTTATGTGCTGCTCCTAGAGCTAGTAAAGCAGAAATTTTATAAACATAATAGTTTGCAAAGGCACTTCTTTTTCCTGAAAAAGTTCTACTAGCACTATCTAAAAAATCCACCTGCCAGACTACCAGACAGATGGATTCTGCTTACACTACAAGCTTGTTTCGACATTACTAATACTTAAAGCTGGACCAACCGCCATCAACAGGCAAGGCAACGCCTGTGACGAATGAAGCTTCTTCTGAGCCCAAAAAGATAGCAGCTGCTGAAAGTTCATCCCCCTCACCAGCTCTAGCTATCGGTTGAATATGCTTCACCTGCTCTTGGAACTCGGGTGTATCAAACAAGCCCTCTGTTAATTCAGTTCTGAAAAAGCCTGGGCAAATAGCGTTGACCGTGATACCTTTACTACCTAATTCAGCTGCCG is a window of Amygdalobacter nucleatus DNA encoding:
- a CDS encoding NCS2 family permease; its protein translation is MEKFFKLKENNTTISREIVAGVTTFFAMSYILFVNPAILSQTGMPVGGVFLATIIAAIIGTLVMGLFANVPYAQAAGMGLNAFFTYTVCFGLGFKWQEALAMVFLCGLVNILITVSKIRKLLISSIPSSLQNAIGGGIGVFVAYIGLKNAGLLSFTANPGTYAFLGKTPADATVVANSAAVPSLVNFNTPHVLLALLGIAITIVLLVLKVKGAVIFSIAATTLLGIPFGVTQIDKLSISNGVTQAFKELGITFGAAFGNPGLQSLFNDPSKLLKILMTIFAFSLSDTFDTIGTFIGTGRVSGIFSAEDEASMLKSSGFKTKLDRALFADAIATSIGAIFGTSNTTTYVESAAGIGAGGRTGLTSVVVSILFALSIFLAPVVGIVPAEATAPVLIMVGVMMLSALKEIDWKNLAEAIPAFFAAIFMGFAYSISYGIAFGFISYCLVKVTQGKAKEVHPILWLATALFALNFLILALL
- a CDS encoding dihydroorotate dehydrogenase electron transfer subunit is translated as MALKQAYEQVKILQNQAVSQGIYALTVACKREVKAGQFFMLKGFSDRNMLPRPISIYDRTPDTLTFLYAVVGKGTSELATKKVGDGVDVLGPLGNGFRLPDPNTPCKIALVAGGIGIAPFPYLAKAAQAANRQSKWQIDLYAGFRKTVYGVAECADYVSQTFIATNDGSVGQRGFVTDLITDTYDYVYCCGPTVMMKALQQLHLRAKVYLSLENRMACGIGACLACSCVTNLGMRRVCKDGPVFAAEEVCL
- the pyrF gene encoding orotidine-5'-phosphate decarboxylase — translated: MMSLITARLYEAIAKKGFVCVGLDSHLDYIPDYIKQKYSGVEEQLLAYNLAIIEATQDIAAIYKLQIAYYEANGLAGLRAYIRTLQYLKEHKLLSIGDIKRGDIAATAKEYAKAHFTGEFAADFVTLSPYMGLDSVTPYLDYLKRGDKGAFVLLRTSNPGASDIECLDYHGEPLYYKVGDDLLRLTEELDNEPYSPLGLVVGATHAEEAASIRKRYPKQFFLLPGYGAQGAKAENIRTYLQDFNGGVVNSSRGIIKYYQKFPDGGESEAKFSNYTREAVVKMREDIYGA
- a CDS encoding ribbon-helix-helix protein, CopG family, which produces MVTTIRLSDATNEKLKRLVAETGRTKSYYLRELIEDNIEELMYCRIDAALRNNARCGRL
- a CDS encoding cation transporting ATPase C-terminal domain-containing protein; translation: MDLDFIKKFIFTFGIISSVFDFITFFILLFVFQASPVSLHTAWFVEAVISATLAMLIVRTPRPFVKSKPNQKLFYSIALVDALVVYLPFSPLKDMLGFVEPAPSLLLGIVLIVLAYVLLLELVKQKFYKHNSLQRHFFFLKKFY
- a CDS encoding dihydroorotase gives rise to the protein MLTVIKNAHLVDAVMNMAGSLLLKDGQILAIGSVTAFDNLEAEIIDVNGLTLLPAFVDLHAHFRDPGLTYKEDLKTGSKAALAGGYTTVNLMANTKPVCDTAEKQLEIMKRAKALDLIDVYQAQAVTYGLEGKELTDFANCHGLLLSDDGRGISSDQVMLKALQAAKANDKLVQVHEENPAFAPDESGLAEESMLVRDLLLAEKLKASLYLCHMSTAKSLELVAQAKAKGTDVIVEVTPHHLALSDNPYKVHPPIRHAKDRLALIEGIKNGLVDIIGTDHAPHSEQDKQEGAPGLVGLETAFSVLYTSLVLEHGISLQKLSELMSAKGAEILKIKKGRLCLGYQADLVLIDLDAVRTIEPANLHSKSKNTPFINKSYQGEVVWTMKDGVIKYRKGVEL
- a CDS encoding glutaredoxin-related protein, giving the protein MIKVYGMPTCPDCVFVDEQIKDNANFQIIDIGANVRNLREFLSLRDKLEAFLEAKKAGSIGIPCFMLEDGTVSLNPAVVGLKQRTEADVIKGQACSLDGTGC
- a CDS encoding aspartate carbamoyltransferase regulatory subunit, with the protein product MLTVNSITNGVVIDHIKAGLGYRIYQLLDLAKSPYSVALLMNVSSAKEGKKDILKIEQAGELDYSILSLLDPQITINEIKDEQVVNKYKVQFPNEVYDFIKCKNPRCISNHQNIKQHFHLMNPKTVIYRCHYCDNLYKCGGQEC
- the pyrB gene encoding aspartate carbamoyltransferase, producing MRKFRNLVTNADLSASELLDIVKLGEAIAKQPEQYLDLCHGKVLGSLFFEPSTRTRLSFEAAMLRLGGSVVTIPEPNVSSTTKGESLKDTIRTVSSYTDIIAMRHPHEGAGTLAAEVSPVPFINAGDGGHQHPTQTLTDLLTIYEHKHSLENNVIGLCGDLKFGRTVHSLVQTLSKFKGNKFIFISPKELQIPDYLRIFLNENNLEYKEVSSLDEVIDELDILYMTRVQKERFFNEADYIRLKDSYILNLAKLAKAKSDMIILHPLPRVNEIAEEVDQDPRAKYFNQVKNGMYVRMALILRLLEVK